The Candidatus Firestonebacteria bacterium RIFOXYD2_FULL_39_29 genome has a window encoding:
- a CDS encoding cell division protein FtsZ, translating to MIEFANDPSFAANIKVVGIGGAGNNALNRMIAANISGVEFIALNTDAQQLKRNAASVKIQVGTKLTKGLGAGANPEVGRKAAEEDREKIREALAGADMVFITCGMGGGTGTGGAPVVAEIAKENGSLTVGVVTKPFRFEGYRRKIHSDAGIKEISEKVDTLLIIPNEKLLSIVERTTPMVEAFNMADDVLRQAIQGISDVITIPGLVNVDFADVRTIMAEMGGALMGTGIASGENKATKAAEMAVTSPLLENVNIEGARGVLINITGGPDLSLFEVNEATSVIYEKAHKEANIIFGAVIDENMKNEIRITVIATGFTPKANEAIQKAEVKNEVAVEEKEPEPAAEQQAVLVAAAPQKKLSLDDIKGEIGMSNLEAKVKGYMENEDFDVPTFLRKRTE from the coding sequence ATGATAGAATTTGCAAACGATCCAAGTTTTGCGGCCAACATAAAGGTGGTCGGAATCGGCGGTGCGGGAAACAATGCCTTAAACAGGATGATTGCCGCAAACATTTCAGGGGTTGAGTTTATAGCTCTCAACACCGATGCTCAGCAGTTGAAGAGAAATGCTGCTTCTGTGAAGATCCAGGTCGGCACCAAGCTTACCAAAGGTCTGGGTGCGGGAGCTAACCCTGAAGTAGGCCGTAAAGCGGCTGAAGAAGACAGGGAAAAGATCAGAGAAGCTCTTGCGGGTGCGGACATGGTCTTTATTACCTGCGGTATGGGCGGCGGAACAGGGACCGGCGGAGCTCCTGTCGTTGCAGAAATAGCCAAAGAGAACGGATCACTTACGGTAGGAGTTGTAACCAAGCCGTTCCGTTTTGAAGGGTACAGAAGAAAGATCCATTCAGACGCGGGTATAAAAGAAATATCCGAAAAAGTAGACACGCTCCTGATAATTCCGAACGAGAAACTTCTTTCTATAGTTGAAAGGACGACTCCGATGGTGGAAGCGTTTAACATGGCTGATGATGTTCTTCGCCAGGCTATTCAGGGCATCTCCGACGTTATCACTATCCCCGGGCTTGTAAATGTTGACTTTGCCGATGTAAGGACGATCATGGCAGAGATGGGCGGCGCCTTAATGGGTACCGGTATAGCAAGCGGAGAGAATAAAGCTACGAAAGCGGCGGAGATGGCAGTGACCAGTCCGCTTCTTGAAAATGTAAATATAGAAGGGGCGAGGGGCGTTCTTATTAATATCACCGGCGGTCCGGATTTAAGTTTGTTTGAAGTAAACGAAGCCACTTCTGTTATTTATGAAAAAGCCCATAAAGAAGCAAATATCATATTCGGCGCGGTCATTGATGAGAATATGAAGAATGAAATCAGGATAACTGTTATTGCCACCGGTTTTACTCCGAAAGCTAATGAAGCAATTCAGAAAGCGGAAGTAAAAAATGAAGTAGCGGTGGAAGAAAAGGAGCCTGAGCCTGCGGCAGAACAACAAGCTGTTTTGGTTGCAGCAGCTCCGCAGAAAAAACTTTCCCTTGACGATATAAAGGGTGAGATAGGAATGTCTAACCTCGAAGCCAAGGTAAAGGGCTATATGGAAAATGAAGATTTTGATGTTCCGACTTTTCTAAGAAAAAGAACGGAATAG
- a CDS encoding cell division protein FtsA: MAKDENEKIVVGLDIGTTKVCCVIGEVTDSGGLNLIGIGHSISRGLKKGIVVNIETTVEAVRKAVDEASRMAGVEVGSVYAGIAGSHVKGLNTEAVVAVAGKNKEVTNGDVERVIEAVKTQSVPPDREVIHIIPQEFILDDQDEIRAPVGMYGQRLRAKVHVVTASVARTQDIIRSIEKAGYFVEDIVLQPYASSEAVLTQDEKELGVVMVDIGGGTTDIIVFSEGGVKHTSVVAVGGMQVTNDVAIGLRAPIETAEEIKKSFGSAFAGTINETEEIRVKLIGDRPDRIVPKRIVAEIIQPRMEEIFEFVSQELKMNGMDGKVPSGVVVTGGASLILGIEEVVEKVLKLPVRVGYPQGINGLVEIANSPMYATAVGLALYGAKAKSGGKSGLRSVNKGPLEGVLNNVKKWFKELF, encoded by the coding sequence ATATCAAGAGGTTTAAAAAAAGGTATTGTCGTTAATATTGAAACTACCGTGGAAGCGGTACGGAAAGCTGTAGATGAAGCTTCCAGAATGGCGGGAGTTGAGGTTGGTTCCGTATATGCGGGTATAGCCGGAAGTCATGTAAAAGGCCTTAATACAGAAGCGGTTGTGGCCGTTGCGGGAAAAAACAAAGAAGTTACAAACGGTGATGTTGAAAGAGTAATTGAAGCGGTCAAGACCCAGTCGGTACCGCCGGACCGGGAAGTAATTCACATTATCCCTCAGGAATTTATACTGGACGATCAGGATGAGATAAGGGCTCCTGTAGGTATGTACGGACAAAGATTAAGAGCAAAGGTCCATGTGGTTACGGCCTCGGTAGCCAGGACTCAGGATATTATCAGGTCTATAGAGAAGGCCGGTTATTTTGTGGAGGATATCGTACTTCAGCCTTATGCTTCGAGTGAAGCGGTGCTTACGCAGGATGAAAAAGAACTCGGAGTTGTTATGGTTGATATCGGCGGCGGGACGACGGATATAATTGTTTTCTCTGAGGGCGGAGTAAAGCATACTTCAGTAGTTGCCGTCGGCGGAATGCAGGTTACCAATGATGTTGCAATCGGACTTCGTGCTCCTATTGAAACAGCGGAGGAGATTAAGAAGTCTTTTGGCAGCGCTTTTGCCGGAACAATAAACGAGACGGAAGAGATACGGGTGAAACTTATTGGTGACAGGCCGGATCGTATTGTGCCGAAAAGGATTGTTGCAGAAATTATTCAACCCCGGATGGAAGAGATTTTTGAGTTTGTTTCTCAGGAGTTGAAAATGAATGGTATGGATGGCAAGGTGCCTTCAGGAGTGGTTGTTACCGGAGGCGCTTCTTTAATTTTAGGTATAGAGGAGGTTGTTGAAAAGGTGTTGAAACTCCCGGTAAGGGTCGGATATCCGCAGGGCATCAATGGTCTGGTGGAGATTGCCAATTCTCCCATGTATGCTACGGCGGTAGGACTTGCGCTTTACGGCGCAAAAGCCAAATCCGGAGGAAAAAGCGGACTGAGGTCTGTGAATAAAGGCCCGCTGGAGGGGGTTCTAAATAACGTGAAGAAATGGTTTAAGGAACTCTTTTGA